The Ostrinia nubilalis chromosome W unlocalized genomic scaffold, ilOstNubi1.1 SUPER_W_unloc_1, whole genome shotgun sequence nucleotide sequence TGTTTGTATCATTTAGCAAATCATGGTGTCTGCGGGCTGGCGTGTTACTATTATCACCGCGTCGTCGCGTCACGTTCAAGCAGCACGGACAGCGCCACTGCCGCCTCGATGTTGCGGATATTTGTGTGAAAATGTCTATTGACATATTTAGGCATTTATAGTCGAAGTATCCATCGCACGAAATACACCGTAGTGTTTGTTCGATGGCAGTAGGTGAGTTACATCCCAAACAGGtttccatatttttttcaaaattgttttCCAGTATTAGTATTTCTATTATTATAGCCAACAAGTAGATTGGACGGTCGCTCGAGTTGTTTAAatacaaacttaaaaaaaaaaagttgccgGTATCTTCGCTATAACAAATTACTTCCACACTCGTTCTACGCCGGGCCGCGAGAAAAAGGTCCTAAGCGCCGTGCAATAGCCGGCGCTTACGAGTTACTCCGAGCGACTCGCGGGCTGCCTGAACGGTACTTTACGGTTACTTGGTCGTAGGCGTGAATCCAATTTTAAGAGATTATTATTCTCTTTTATCCCACTTCTGAAATGTAGGAATCAAACCACTTTTCACGAATTTCAGCAATATATTTCGTTTCTTTGCACTAAGATATCACATTTCGACATTCTTTacaatgaagtcggttaaaaatacaaACAGCACTCCAGTATTACGTCCGTCTCCGACGCAGTCTCGAATCACACTGCCCGTCTGCCGGCGTCTGACTCGAGTCGTGCAATCCCACCACCGGATTTTAGAGTGGGGGCGATACCGGTCTGCGGTGGTAGGAGTGTACGACGCGAGTCAATACACTGTCTCAATACAATGTTTCTTACCATGATTACTTAAAATAaagtataattatattattaagattacatattcatatttatatttatacactagctttccgcccgcggcttcgcccgcgtggaattttgtctgtcacagaaaaactttatcgcgcgcgtccctgtttcaaaaaccgggataaaaactatcctatgttctttcccgggactcaaactatctctatgccaaatttcatcaaaatcggttgcgaggtttaagcgggaaagcgtaacagacagacagacagacagacagacagacagacagacagacagagttactttcgcatttataatattagttgggatgggtaTGTTTAATGTTAACAACTCGGCCATCCTAAGATATGGTTCGTCCTCGGACCTATGAACTATTTTGCAAAAGTTATAGGTGGGTACTACATGCTTGAGGCATTATTTTGTACGTTAAAATTGAGTAGTAAAATCATCACAATTTATCAATGATACTTActtcgaaatgaaaaaaaaaaaacttatattagtgtggtggactgcagtggactgtatgcgtttgtgtgtgttcgagagcgctgaccggacgatgatgactgccgttgagagcttgcccttactatgtcaggcgtagtaggtgctacttgcaggaataaaaccactatttcacttgctgagacttctcgcgtttattattcgcttccttttctcagttcttgcttcttcagatcacttgttgcttggagcacttgttctctgaactgaacataacatgccagctggagcggttcattccgtatttatggggagcggctatctccgtcccgctttcacacgctattgctatccctgtcttcgggaaatccacaGATTTTGACaattttctccaactggcaggtagttttactatggtttcttattttctacagatgcgtaattaaattatctacattatacaaaaagtttcatctcaaaattcccaaaattggcgaagttattgacaaaaaacctaaaacggctctctttacggtattgcctcgcgcaacggaccatccgtgcaagacaaggacaaaacatattgctatctcacgctctagaatgttcgaagcgagaggtccgatatttccgtctcgtttcttctctattttttcctgaacattccagattttccagaaaagtgtgaaagagaagctattttgtggaagtgagagatcagacaatgcaagaaagaggcctaccgagtgagtaagcgagagagcttgatggttttcgctacggtattgcctttttggcgaaaatttcatgttcattttcttaattacgaaacagattaattagttaatttgaaCTAATTGACATGATGTTGCTAACATTAATTCTGACTCTCTTTGACGTCGCTAACATTCTCCCCCGCAGTGCGAAGCACTCCTTCCTCCGGATGCGACGTCTTGGCAGGAACCAGGACTACCACTCGTCGCGTCGGTCGCCGCAGCACTCCTCCGGGTGTTCGCACGTCGAGGATTCTTATTCTGCCGTCCGGTCCAGGATACACTCGCAGCACTTCCCCTCGTGGCCAAGTGTTTCTTGGTAGCGTCGCGTCGACTATTAATACGACGTCGCCGACTTGAGGGTCTTCGGTCTCCCGGCCGGCTATTTTCCTCGGCATCAAAGTTGGCAGGTATTCCTTCAGCCACCTTTGCCAGAAGTGGTCCGTCAAGCGCTGCGCTGTCCTCCAGTTCGCCTTCCCGATGAGATCGTGGTCTTCAAACACGCCCGGCGCAGGATCTTCCGATGAGGAAGTGGTTCGGCGTTAGGCTTTCTTCGTCCTCGGGATCCATACTGATGTGGGTGAGGGGACGCGAGTTCACGATATGCTCCACTTCGAGGAGGAGCGTGTGTAGGACCTCTTCTGGTGGTGATTTTTCTTTAAGAACGGTCATTAATGATGTCTTTACCGAGCGGACCATTCTTTCCCAGGCGCCTCCCATATTCGGACATCCAGGTGGGATGAATCGCCATGTGATTCCTTCCCTTGAGGCGGCCCCTTGCAATTCTCTATTGGCCCCCACGAAGTTAGTCCCGTTGTCGCTGAAGATTATCTTCGGCGTCCCTCTTCGTGCAGCCATTCTTCGCAGGGCCATGATCATGGAGCTGGTGCTTAATGAATTAGCCAGCTCCAGGTGTATCGCCCGGGTCGTTAAGCAGGTGAACAGGGCTCCCCATCTCTTTTCAGCTCTCCTCCCGATCGTGACTTGCATCGGGCCGAAGTAATCCACTGCCGTGCAGGTGAAGGGTGGTTGATGATGCTGCAATCGTTCGGCCGGCAAGTCTCCGGTGGGTGGTGTAGGTTTCTATCGTAACCTATTTATAAACTCGTGTAAGTGTTCCTATTTAGTGTCTGTATAAGAATGTTAATTTATCTGACTCAAAGTTAACTCAAGTTGGTAAAGTGTGAGGATCCTAGCTATCCTGGGAGTTACTGCCGCTGACCTTCAATGAAATACGAATATACCGACCAATAGAAacgcaattttattttacttaaatttcCCAAAGCTAACACGTTTGCCCGAGCCGGTCAGTGCGCAGTAACTGGCCGACTCTTAGATTCACACGTCACACAAGCATTCAAAATCGCTGACATACACCTTTCATACTACATGTGTCCCTACACTATTCCCCCCAAATTTTTCCAAACAAAAATTTTCTTAAAACTAATTCTTAAAATATAACTTAATTGTACTCATTCTATCACACTGATCTTTCATTCATCTCTCATACATTACATAGTTCTCCTTACATTCCAATTAACTTATTACAATGTATTACAGTGAACACACAATTGCAATAACAATAACACTTCTCACTAAATCCTTATCGTATCCAGTTACACATGGCTGGCTACGTGTGGTTGCGAACGCTGCGGTGGTACCGCGTGGGCGGCCGCTGGCATTCCCAACGCATTATTCACTTGCCTGTCTAACCATCTTCTAAATCGGTGACGATAATATTTTAACACTGCTCCAATTATGATTATTCCCAATAACACTGCTATTCCGATCATTATCAAATCGTATTTATGCATATGATTTTCCACTACATTATTCTGAGCGATCACTATTTCTTCCTTTGAATACCCTTTTcccattttaatatttaaataataatttacaatgaTTCTGTACTACTCTTTACACTTTCTTATTTAAAGTGAAAACAAATTTCTTaacaaaataagtttaaaaatgctCACTGCTATTTCATAACTTCTCCAATATCGCTTACACTGATGTTTTGACTTACTGCGTACAAAGGTTGTTTACATGCTCAATGATTACTACTTAGTAACATTTACTTTGTTGACCTACTTTATACTTACATtgaaacataataatactttaaaaatatgttgCTGTCTATGTTaataagtttgaaaaaaatcaattacttacttacatacatTCATATTTCTCTACTGatttccattttttttattttaattaacaatttaaGAATCTTACTGGTGGCTTAATTTGCCGTCCACTTTTTGTTGTTCTATCGTTCACTAATATACTACTGGTTTTACATTCCTTATTTGATTCCTCCGTATTTGACTCTTTATTAGCACGGGCGGTACATTTATCACTCTGATCTCGTTCATTAATATACTCATTTAACAAAAATGCAGGCTTCAATCTATCAATGGATATGTTTATCATCCTATTTGGTAGTTGAATCTTATATACTTTATCGCTTCTATTTATAACTTTATAAGGTCCATCGTACGGTGGAACTAATGGTTTTCGCACCGcatcatttctaataaaaacatattcacatttttttaattcgttATGCACAAATAATGTCCGTGAGTTTCGTGACTTCTGCGGCACtggttttaaattattaatgttatactTTAACTCTTCAAAAAATGCATTGTCATCACTAATTCGTTTATCTGACATTTCGTAAAAATCTCCAGGTAAACGAATTGTTTGACCGTAAACGTACTCCGCAGGACTCACGCCATTATCGCTTCTACCTACTGTGCGCAATCCTAATAAAATCGTTGGTAACTCATTACACCATGACGAATTATCGGAAAGACGTGCCATTAAAGATTGTTTCATACTTCTATGGAAACGCTCTATGATCCCATTGCTCTGCGGGTGGTAGGGGCTACTACGGGACTTTTTTATACCCATTATTTTCAATAACtgtgtaaataaattactttcgaATTGTCTCCCCTGATCTGTTGTTACCTTGAAAAACGTACCAAATCTACAAAtccaattttcataaaatactttTGCGACTATTTCCGCTGTTATCTCTGAAACTGGTATAACCTCTGGCCATCGTGTAAAACGATCTATCATAGTTACTAAATATCTATGGCCATCCTTACACGGTGGTAACGGTCCTACAATGTCTAAATGAACATGTGATAAACGTTCAGTAGTAGAAAATTGTTGAAGTTCCGATACCGTATGCCTATTTATCTTTGCCTTTTGACACTGTATACAAGTCTTTGCCCATTGTCCTACATCTCTATTTAATCCTGGCCAAAAGAATCGTTTCGCTACTAACTTTCGCGTTGCCCTTACCCCTGGGTGGCTTATGTtatgaatattattaaatacaGTTTTTCTAAAACTTTGAGGCAAGTATGGTCTACAACTTTTAGTTGAATTTTCACAATAAATCATTTCTCTACAATTTggaattactattttttttaacgatatgtttttattattactgttCAAAACTTGCGTCAGTTCAGAGTCACATTCTTGCGCTATCGCTAATTCCGCGTAATCTATTGCGTCCGGTCCGTGTATTGTTTCTACACGCGACAGGGCGTCTGCAATATTGTTATCGTTACCTTTTATGTACTTAATATCCGTCGTGAATTCGCTAATAAATAATGCCTTGTACGTCTTGGCGTTTCGCTGTTCGTTTCTACTTTATTGAATGCAAACTGTAAAGGTTTATGATCGGTAAAAATAGTAACTTGTTGTCCTTCAATTAAATGTCTAAAATGTTTTATAGCCAAAAAAATTGCTGTAAGTTCCCTATCATACGTTGAATATTTTTGCTGGGCTGTTGTaaacttttttgaaaaataccCTAATGGGGTCCATGAATCATTTTCCCATTGCTGTAATACCGCTCCCGCTGCTTTATCCGATGCGTCTGTCATAAGCGCTAACGGAATATTACATGCCGGGTGCGTTACCTTAACTGCGTTTTTAAGACTCAATTTACACTGATCGAAAGCTTTAATTGTTTCCTCCGTccataatattttacttttatcttttttcttacaatttgttaaaaatgcaTTTAAAGGTGACTGTATTTCCGCGGCTCTAGGTATATTTGGTCTATAAAAATTTATCATTCCCAGAAATCGTCTTAATTGGTCAATAGTTTCCGGTCGCGGAAATTCTGTTATGGCTTTGATTCTATTATCAAGGGGTCTAATTCCGTTTGTTGAAACTTCATATCCTAAAAATTCAATAACTTCCTTGCCAAATTCACATTTTTCTAAATTTATTGTTATTCCAAATTCCGCAAAACGTTTAAAAACTTGTCGTAAATGTTCGTGGTGTTCTAAAATATTATCTGAGGctattatgacgtcatcaacaaaattaaaaaggaaatctaaatctttcaaaactTTTTTGCTCATGAATCGCTGAAAACTTTGACTTCCGTTACGTAGACCGAATGGAAGACGTAAAAATTCGAATAATCCTAAAGGACAAATTACTGCTGTTTTCTCTATATCTTCGGGtgcaatttttataaaatgataAGCTCTATTTATGTCTAATCGCGAGAAAATTTTCTTATTTgacaaaatataagtaaaatcgTGTAACCGGGGAACAGGATAACGATCCGGTTTGGTGATGGCATTTAAACGCCTATAATCTCCAACAGGTCGGATGTCCCCGTTTTTTTTACTAACAATATGTAATGGACTAGCCCACTCACTTTTTGATGGTCTGCATATGCCCATTTCCTGCATCAGCTTAAATTCCTCCTTTACTTTGTGATATCTGTCCGGTGGTAATGGCCTTGACCTCGCATGCACTGGTGGTCCTGAAACTTCGATATGATGATAAAAATCATTGCTAGATTGTGTAtccatatttttaaatgaaattggtTTAGTAATTTCCGGAAATTCATTTAATAACTCCATAAAAGGATGACTACTATCAATTGTACTTAATGACGGTTCATTGTGATCAATTATTTTGCCCAATGCTAATAAATTCGTCCTCTTATCAATAAGTTTGCGTGATTTTAAATCGACTAAGAGATTATGATGTTCCAAGAAATCCGCACCTAATATCGGTTGAGACACGTCCGCGATAATAAAAGTCCACCTGTATGGTCGACGTAACTTTAAGTTTACAATTAATGTTTTTGTGCCATatgttttaatttgactattatTGGCTGCATACAGCTTATAATCAGAACATGTTTCTGACAACTTTTGTTTTTTCGAAACAGGAATTACTGAAACATTGGCACCTGTATCTACCAAAAATTGAAGTTTATTTTCTTGATCATATATACAAAGGCGGTGATTACTACCTGGTACAAAATCGTCCGCCACCGTTTGCACCGATTTTAGTTTTCCGACGTCGATGACGATGTTGATTTCCATGCACACGGCTTTTCACATCTGGTTGACCTTTCTCGAAAACGAAAATGGTACTTGCACAGCCAATCCGGGTCATTTGGTGTCCGTGATCTTGATCGAGATCTACCTCTGTATGGTGCACGACCGCGTCCGAATCCTTGTCCACGTACTGTACTCCGGCGATGTTCTCGTACTTCTTCTCTTAATGCTGCTACTTCCAGATTCAAATTATGCATTTGTGTTAAAATATCCCCTACTGGTATTTGGTTGCTACTTGTAGATGGTGCACTGCTAACAACTGCAACTTCACTTCCTTGAACGTTTTCTATAATTTTATCTGCAATATTTGCCAAATTATCCAATGATTGGTCCTGACTAACCGTGAGTACTGCTCTGATGGATGTTGGAAGGCGAGCTAACCACAAGTTGTGCAGCGTTTGTTCTGATATTTGTGTGTTTCTACCCAAATCTCTCATTCTCCGTAATAATTGAGATGGTTTTTGTGAACCCAACTCCATTTCACTGACTAATTTCTGAAATTGTCGGCTTGCACTTTCCTCATAAACTTGTAGTAACCGTTCCTTAATCGCATTGTATTTTCCCGTTGCTGGTGGTGAAAGCAAAATGTCGCTGACTTGCTGTAATGCATCACGACCTAATTTCGCCACAACCACGTTGAAATTACATTCATCCCCTTGTTTTTGCGGTCCCATTACACTTTCTACCTGCGCAAACCAAAGACGCGGCATTTCCGGCCAAAAGTCCGGTAATCTAGCTTGGACACTGATCACTGCTAATTCTGTACTTGTTTCGGACGTACCTCCCATTTTGCTCGTTTTCGGTTCATCCGGTGGCGGTCGACTTTCCTCCATTTGTTTTCCGGCTGCTTGGAACATCATACTCTACTATCACTTTCACTATAACTATAACTTTCACTTATAACTAACTGCGCAAACCTATTTAACCAGGACAGTTTAGAATGCTCACACTTtatcgtcggggtcaccaatgtaGGTTTCTATCGTAACCTATTTATAAACTCGTGTAAGTGTACCTATTTAGTGTCTGTATAAGAATGTTAATTTATCTGACTCAAAGTTAACTCAAGTTGGTAAAGTGTGAGGATCCTAGCTATCCTGGGAGTTACTGCCGCTGACCTTCAATGAAATACGAATATACCGACCAATAGAAacgcaattttattttacttaaatttcCCAAAGCTAACACGTTTGCCCGAGCCGGTCAGTGCGCAGTAACTGGCCGACTCTTAGATTCACACGTCACACAAGCATTCAAAATCGCTGACATACACCTTTCATACTACATGTGTCCCTACAGTGGTATTTGGGGCTCTCCCTTGTGGACTCTGCACCATTGACACCCATGTGTGATCCATCTTGTGGTGCTGCGCAAGCCGAGTACCCAGAACTTCTGCCTTATTTCGTTGATTATCGTTGCGGAGTTGCCATGGTAGAACCGTTTGTGATAGAACCCTATGATGAGCCGGCAGATTTGACTTTTCCCGTCCAGTATGATCGGGTTGGTTCGTCCTTCTCCCGAACCAATCTTCCTGGTGCGCGTCCTCAGTTTTAGGATTCCGCGGCCATCCAGGTATATGTCAATCTTCTTTAGTCGGCTCGAGTTCTCCAATGGCCTCCCTTTTTCGAGGCAGCAAAGTTCTTTGGAGAAGCTCTCCTGCTGGCTCCTCTTGATAAGCTCCTCTTCTGCCCTATGTATGAACTTATCTTCCAGCGTTAAGAAGaccttttcttctttcttctcccGGGGGACGTGACTCGGTGTTTTCTTCCATCTTCGGTGCCTGACGATGTGGACACTTCTTTTTTCCGCTACTCTTCTTCTTAGCAGGTCGATGAACTGGAATATGCGCGCTGTACTGCGTAGCAGTCGAGTCCAGTCGGAGAATCTCTTCGGGTCCGGAGTGACTTGTGGTATGACCTTCAATGTGGCCACAACTTGGGGATTCTTCTCTTCTCCGGTGAGTTCTTCATATGAAGTCTTCAGTGCTGGGTCCTTGTTCAATTTCTTCTCCATGTTGATGAGACGCTGGTGTGCCTGATGGTAGTTGTTCGGTAGAGTTTCCCTTTCATTTTTCCACAGCAGCCCAGACTCGAACCGTCCATTTGGTAGCCTCTTCGTGGTCTTCTCTAGGACGTCGAGTGCCCTTTTGTCGGCGTCATTACTTGGCCGACGTGCTTGCACCCCGAGCGACTCTATCTCGAAGTGCCGGCGGACCAGGGCTTCTGTTTCATCTTCCATCAACCTGCTGTGGTGCACGAACTTGACAGGGACACTTCCTCCGGCGTCGCATCCGTGTAGGACCCATCCCAAGCTGGTCAAGGAGGCAACTGGTTCGGAGGCCTTCCCTTTGCGTAGTCTCCGTGTGACTATGAGCCCCCAGTTATCTTGCCCAATCAGTAGTTGTGGTTCTTCCTTGTCGTAGACCAGCTTGTCCTTGATCTTCTGTAAGTGTTTACATTTCTGAAGCATTCTTTCTTCGACCCCTTGTTTCACCAGCTTCAAGTTGTCGATAGTTCTCGCTTCCATGTTGAATTTATTTCTGCAATGGACCCCCTTGATCTTCATGTTGATCTTCTGGGAGTTGCTCTTCTGCATACCGTTCCCCCCGACCATCTCGATGGTGATGGCTTCCGGCTTCCCTTGCGTCCCAATCTTCTTTGCCACTGATGAGTCCAGCAGCGTGACGGTGGACCCTTCGTCCAAGAGCGCGAGCACTTTTGCTGTCCCTTTGGGCCCGTAGAGGTTCACCGGCGTCATCTTCAAGTAGGCCTTTCCGTAGCTCGTGGTGTGCACTGACGACACAACTCCTTCGGCGGGCCTCTCTTGAGTTTTCGCCGCTGCGGGCTTCTCTGAGTGAAGACTGATGTGATGCCACCTCATGCACTTCTTGCATGGTTGTGCCCGACACGTGTTCCTTGAGTGCTTGAAGCGCAGGCATTTGAAGCACATTCTTGCCTTCTTCACCATTTCCCACTTATCTTCAACACTGGCTTCCTTATATTTCTTACATTCGTACAGCCAGTGGTCCTCACGGCACTCTGGGCACTTCTTCGCGTCAGTCTTCGGTTCTTCACGGCGTCCTTCTGTTTGTTGGACATGGTTAACCGGCCTCTTGAACATATTTCTCTTCTGGTCCCAGGACACTTCCGGGGGAGCGTAATCACTGTTAATATCTGCTTCAACTTCCATGAAGTCATTCATGAGTTCGAGCGCTGGTTTTCCCTCTGCCCGGCGCTCGCGTTGGTACATCAGCCACCGAGACTTCATGGTCGGCGGCATCTTCTCTATTAGACATTCCACGGCCCTTGGTGCGCACAAATATTCCGTCTTGCCGAGTGCCCTGATGGTGGCCACGGCATTGCGGACTCGGCTGGCAAACATGCAGATCTCCCCTGATGACTCGTTGACCCTTGGCAGCCTTTCCATCTTCTTTAACTCCGCCAGGGCTATGGCTCCAGGTCTGCCGAACCGGACCTCCAGGCTCTTCATCAGCTCTTCCGGATTCTCGGCGGTGAACAGGAGGCTCTTGACTGCCTCCCTCGCGTGCCCCTGGAGACACCTTCGTAGTCGCGCCAAATTCTGTGCCGGCGTGAAGGAGCGCGCGGTGTCTTCATATGACCTTCTGAACGCGAGCCATTCTTCACATGCGCCATTGAAACTTGGGAGGTCGACCAGTTGTCTTGTGAGGCCACCCTCTGCCCTCTGTGACAGCTTGGTGATGGCCATGGCTAACTCTTGAATGTCTGTTCTCCCTTCCGTAGGtagcggctgcggcggcggcggcggcaacacttgcggcggcggtggcggcggcagcggtaggacttgtggcggcggcggcagcggcgcggcgggcggcggcggcggtattGGTTGTAGTTCCGGCGGGACCCTCTCGGCGATGGTGTTCGAGTGGTCCAACCAATTTTCGACTTGCATTTGCCTGTACTGCACTTCTTCTGGATCCTCTTCCATGTCGGAATCCAATTGGGCCAACTCCAATTCCGCTTTGGCAACTTCCAGTTCCTGGCGGGCCACTCTTAATTTGGCCTCTATTTCTGCCCTTCTTCTTGACGAGCGGACGGAGCGCGTGTCTTGATTCACTCGTGACAGTCGCGGCGTTTGTTCATGCACTTGCGGCGTGGGTGGCGCGTACTGTCCTTCAACAGTCGGCACGGTGGTCACCGTAGTCGCGggagtcgcggcggcggcgttggCGGCGGTGACGGAGGCGGCGGCAACATTGGCCGCGGTGGgcgtggaggcggcggcggcggctgcggcggcggcggcggcggcggcggcggcacgtcTCTTCTCTGCTTCCGCGATACGGGCCCTTAGTGCTTCGTGTGGCTTCGTGACGTCGGCGGTTATCTCCTCTGTGTAGGAGCGCGGTGCTGGTTCTCCTCTTCCCAAATGCACGCCGGGCTCTCCCATAACCCGGGTGCTAACAGCCGGCGCGGCGTGGTCCCTGGCGATGCGCGGTGAGGACGCGCCCCCGGCGGGATACGGGGTCAGCGTTGATGAAGTATCCGTGGTTTCCGTCGGAGTACTTCCTCCATGAACCGGCGGCGACGTAATTCTCCCTGCGGCGGCTGCGCTagccgcggcggcggcacctcgtagcttctccgacctggtgacaggcatcttcgctattcccgtaatccggctcgaaggaccaggaaaatgtggtggactgcggtggactgtatgcgtttgtgtgtgttcgagagcgctgaccggacgatgatgactgccgttgagagcttgcccttactatgtcaggcgtagtaggtgctacttgcaggaataaaaccactatttcacttgctgagacttctcgcgtttattattcgcttccttttctcagttcttgcttcttcagatcacttgttgcttggagcacttgttctctgaactgaacataacatgccagctggagcggttcattccgtatttatggggagcggctatctccgtcccgctttcacacgctattgctatccctgtcttcgggaaatccacaGATTTTGACaattttctccaactggcaggtagttttacaatggtttcttattttctacagatgcgtaattaaattatctacattatacaaaaagtttcatctcaaaattcccaaa carries:
- the LOC135087312 gene encoding uncharacterized protein LOC135087312; this translates as MAARRGTPKIIFSDNGTNFVGANRELQGAASREGITWRFIPPGCPNMGGAWERMVRSVKTSLMTVLKEKSPPEEVLHTLLLEVEHIVNSRPLTHINPAPGVFEDHDLIGKANWRTAQRLTDHFWQRWLKEYLPTLMPRKIAGRETEDPQVGDVVLIVDATLPRNTWPRGEVLRVYPGPDGRIRILDVRTPGGVLRRPTRRVVVLVPAKTSHPEEGVLRTAGENGWKGELDKAFHHVHTQQKELKEQIASASLKIAELENDRTKLQQELNTQAQSFLRTEIEIAGMAESPRENLFHNVLVIAQRVGVKLEDRDIDSVTRVEAPRRSLAGTTSTDLDGGQSNPPSACRGSLHATRDT